A stretch of Fluviicola sp. DNA encodes these proteins:
- a CDS encoding VOC family protein — protein MTKEIWLNLPAKDVDASQAFFTTIGFTPKPERSAPGDRACFQAGKSVVMLFNAESFKHVNGGLEMNDTSKTAQMLISFDAESREEIDELAEKVKKAGGKVFAEPAEIQGWMYGFAFADLDGHRWNGLYMDFSKM, from the coding sequence ATGACAAAAGAAATTTGGCTGAATTTGCCGGCTAAAGATGTGGATGCTTCACAGGCATTTTTCACAACAATCGGTTTCACACCCAAACCGGAACGGTCTGCTCCCGGAGATCGTGCTTGTTTCCAGGCGGGAAAATCCGTTGTGATGTTATTCAATGCGGAATCATTCAAGCATGTCAATGGCGGACTGGAAATGAACGACACTTCGAAAACCGCTCAAATGCTTATCTCATTTGATGCAGAAAGCAGGGAAGAAATCGATGAACTGGCTGAAAAGGTGAAAAAAGCCGGTGGAAAAGTGTTTGCTGAACCGGCAGAAATCCAGGGCTGGATGTACGGTTTTGCTTTTGCAGACCTGGACGGACATCGCTGGAACGGCCTTTACATGGATTTTTCAAAAATGTGA
- a CDS encoding carbohydrate porin: MKHSLLCFSTCILFTASFFAQETDSLKNHWLTIHAQTTVINQFKPHFHAPYSGENSLEKEQENKTSITSTLYLGARLWKGASIYFNPEIAGGSGLSGALGIGDATNGETFRVGSPAPQLYLARLYFTQRFALTKETTYQESDQNQLGMFVPESYLSLTIGKVSITDFFDDNEYSHDPRTQFMAWSLMDFGAWDYPANTRGYTPSVILEYISPDHEVRYAVSLLPVQANANTMDWDIRRSASHNFEYVHRHQINNLEGAVHFLAYFNTTQMGNYRQSLNGLADSLAPDITSVRAFGRSKYGFGINAEQAVSETIGVFLRASWNDGNNETWAFTEIDHSISAGAVCKGNKWKRPDDELGLAYVTSGLSKPHRDYLQAGGLGFILGDGQLNYAWEHLTELYYSAALIKDNLFLSGAYQFLVNPGYNRDRRGPVHIFSLRLHLTI, translated from the coding sequence ATGAAGCATTCATTACTTTGTTTTTCAACCTGCATCCTTTTCACCGCCTCTTTTTTTGCACAGGAAACGGATTCCCTTAAGAATCACTGGCTGACCATTCATGCGCAAACAACGGTTATCAATCAGTTCAAACCGCATTTCCATGCACCTTATTCCGGGGAGAACAGCCTGGAAAAGGAACAGGAAAATAAAACCTCCATTACATCCACCCTGTATCTGGGTGCCCGGTTATGGAAAGGAGCAAGTATTTATTTCAACCCGGAAATTGCAGGAGGTTCTGGTTTAAGCGGCGCTTTGGGAATCGGTGATGCTACAAACGGTGAAACATTCCGCGTGGGAAGTCCTGCACCGCAGCTTTACCTGGCACGCCTGTATTTCACCCAACGGTTTGCCCTGACCAAAGAAACAACGTACCAGGAAAGCGACCAGAATCAATTGGGAATGTTTGTTCCCGAAAGCTACCTTTCACTAACGATTGGTAAAGTTTCCATTACTGATTTCTTCGACGACAACGAGTACAGTCACGATCCCAGAACACAGTTTATGGCCTGGTCCCTGATGGATTTCGGAGCCTGGGATTATCCGGCAAATACCCGCGGTTATACGCCAAGTGTCATACTGGAATACATTTCTCCCGATCACGAAGTCCGTTATGCCGTTTCCCTGCTTCCTGTGCAGGCAAATGCAAATACCATGGACTGGGACATTCGCCGGTCTGCTTCCCATAACTTCGAATACGTACACAGGCATCAGATCAATAACCTCGAAGGCGCCGTGCACTTCCTCGCCTACTTCAATACGACCCAAATGGGAAATTACCGCCAGAGTCTCAACGGTTTGGCAGACAGTTTAGCTCCCGACATTACTTCCGTGCGCGCCTTCGGAAGATCCAAATACGGCTTCGGGATCAATGCAGAACAGGCTGTGAGCGAAACTATCGGCGTGTTTTTGAGAGCCAGCTGGAATGACGGGAACAACGAAACCTGGGCTTTCACGGAAATCGACCATAGCATCAGTGCCGGAGCGGTTTGCAAGGGAAATAAATGGAAACGTCCGGATGATGAACTTGGACTTGCCTATGTTACGTCGGGGCTTTCCAAACCACATCGCGATTACCTGCAAGCCGGAGGACTGGGTTTTATTCTCGGAGACGGCCAGCTGAATTATGCCTGGGAACATTTGACGGAACTTTATTACTCGGCCGCTTTGATAAAAGACAACCTGTTCCTGAGCGGTGCTTACCAGTTTTTGGTAAACCCGGGATATAACAGAGACCGCAGAGGCCCCGTACATATTTTTTCACTCCGGCTTCATCTAACCATCTAG